AGAATTCCGTTTTATTCCATTGGCCAGCACGCATCGTGATGACGTTGTCGGCGATTCGCCGATCGAGCGCCAGTATCAGGCCAAAAGCCAACTCGGCGACGGCCACTGCGTTCTTGCCAGGGCAATTGGAAACGTAGACGCCGCGTTTTGACGCCGCGTCTACATCGATGTTGTTGTACCCTGCTCCTGCGCGGACGACTAATTTCAACTGCCCGGCATTCAGTGCTGCTTCGCTCACTTTCGTCGATCGGACCACCAACGCATCGGGCTGCTCTTGCTCGATGGCTTCCACGAGCGCCTCCTCCTTTAATTTCGGCTCGTACAACACCTCGCACCCCAACGAGGCAAGCGCATCGCGGCCAGAAGCTTCAAACGCGTCGGCGATTAGAACACGCATGGAATCTCCTCCCGATCCAATCGAGCCAAATTCAATCCGAACCAAACGAATCAGTCGCAACGAAATGGCACCAAAACACACTGAGCCTTCAAGCAACACCCCCTGATGTTTGAGGTATTTCCACAAGAGATCCAAGAATCTCACCCATGACATTCGTCGAGAAGATCTCGGGGACACTCCGCAAAGGCCGTAAAGGGAAATTGCTCACCCAACTTCCGCTCAATCGCCACTTCATTCGACGATAAGATTCTCGACCTGTCGTTACGATGCGGAGAGTCTTTTACCTCGGCCCCATGGTACACACGATCCGCTTGCCCTGCTGCGATGGCGGCGCTTCTAGCTTACCGGCATCTTCCAGCCGCTGCAGAACGTGCTTCAACACGCGGTGACCTTCTTCGATGTGCGCCAACTCGCGCCCACGGAAGACGACGGAAATAATCACCTTGTCTTTATGGGACAAAAACCCGCGAGCCTGATTGACCTTGGTTTCGATGTCGTGATCGCCGGTCTTCGGACGCACGCGGATTTCTTTGATCTTGGTGTGATGCGAGTGCTGCTTGTGTTGCTTTTTTTTCTGCTGGTACTTAAATTTGCCGAAGTCCATAATGCGGCAAACGGGCGGCCGCTCGGTCGGCGCCACTTCCACTAAGTCAAGTTCTTGTTCTCGTGCCAGGCTTAATGCATGACTGGTTTCCAGTACGCCCAATTGCGAACCATCGGCCGCAATCACCCGCACTTGCGGAATTCGAATTTGCTCGTTGATACGTTGATTCTTGTCGATGGCTAGCATCCTCCTCGAACAGGTTCGGTAAGTTCACGGCGGGCCGATCGCCATTGCCACGGCGAACGGCTGCCGCTTGATTTTAGAAAGTATGTACGCTGCACGAACGCAAAGTCAACTGGCCACTTACGATTCCGCGCACTACTTGACACAATGTTTTTGACCCCCGCACTCTCTGCACGGTCGAAGTTTTTGATTTCCAGATCTCGTAGCAGATCTTCGATATTCAGCCTTAACAAAAACATCGATCCGCGTCGCATCATCGTCAGAAGGTAAAGAAGTTACGCAATGCGACGTTTCGATTGGCCAGCAATTTCGATGACGCTGCTATCATCGAACAGCGCTGGCACTCCCGACAAGTCAAAAGAAATCGCAACTCCCGCCCGCGTCGCCAACGCTACTGGATGGTCCACATTCATGTGTTCGTCACTGATGAACCTCATACAATGCAATAAGAGCGGAACGGCCTGTGCCTTTGATAGGCCTTGAGAGTTTTTTCAAAATTCTCCGTAATCATACGGGAATCATACCATACCCGGCAACGGAGATGTAGCCATTTGCAGCCTTTTTTCCGGTTAAAAACGCTCTGGAATGGCTGGTTGCCTTGTGCTAAGCTGCCGCTCCTTATCGATCGCGGCCGGACAGGTCGGCCATTCGGTGCTAGCGACGGTATTGTCGTACTTTTCTCGGCAAGGAAGCTGCCATGATCCGATTCGATTTCAATACGTCACTAAACTCGATTTTCGTGGCCAGCGGCCTACTTGTCTCATCGACCGCCGCCTGGGCCGCCCCGCCTTGGCAGACGCTGGCTCCATTCAAACGTGTCGAATCCGATCCGAATCAGGCTTATCCAGTCGCGGAGGATAACGGCCCTTGGATGATTATTGCATCTTCGTTTCATGGCGAAGGGGCCGAAAAGCGAGCACGCGAATTGGTTCACGAACTAAGGAGCAAGTATCGGATTCCGGCGTATACCTACAAGCAACACTTCGACTTCACGGGATTGGAGCGCGGCAAGGGTTTCAACCGCCACGGCGGGCCAAAAATGATGAAATATCAATCGGGCGGTTTGTTCGACGAAGTAGCGGTGCTCGTCGGTGATTACGATACAGTCGATGATCCGCGAGCCGAACGAACTCTCCAAAAAATCAAATATCTTCAGCCCGAGTCGATTCGTGGCGAGCAAGCCAAGACCGCCACCGAATCAACCGCCAGTAGCTGGCGCGAACGATTCAGCTTTGTGTCGTCGAAAGACAACCGAAAAAAAGGCCCGATGGCCCAGGCATTTGTCGCCACAAATCCGCTCTTGCCGAAGGAGTATTTTGCCTCACCAGGAATCGATAAGTTAGTGCTGGAAATGAATCAAGGTGTCGAACATAGCCTCCTCAATTGTCCGGGCAAATATACT
The window above is part of the Pirellulales bacterium genome. Proteins encoded here:
- a CDS encoding translation initiation factor IF-3 produces the protein MLAIDKNQRINEQIRIPQVRVIAADGSQLGVLETSHALSLAREQELDLVEVAPTERPPVCRIMDFGKFKYQQKKKQHKQHSHHTKIKEIRVRPKTGDHDIETKVNQARGFLSHKDKVIISVVFRGRELAHIEEGHRVLKHVLQRLEDAGKLEAPPSQQGKRIVCTMGPR